The Leptolyngbya subtilissima AS-A7 genome has a window encoding:
- a CDS encoding CHAT domain-containing protein, whose product MHRLPGFSLLASACLLGAIAPSAPSMYPSTAVSLPNPVLETQRGQSSVSALTTANSDSWQLEPRILALSAHTIEEGVELAQLQAQPALTATETRRRDHLLSRQDELRAEFRQFRDRPEVQAAIAQLRDTTNGQTIEIDHFNTLQSSLINLDTNAVLLYPLILPDRLELILITPYGAPIRRPVLVSATDLNRTIAELGQALQNPHLDATAPAQQLYRWLIADLENDLTAAQAETILYAPNGALRYIPLASLHDGQQWLAERFAVSHITAASLVNFTARPSYHPDRLKLLAAACVQCNFELNGFRFADLPSAGVEVKTLAAQIPNTELRLNTNFSASALRTLMGDYPIVHLATHAKFVPGRASESFIVTGDGSAVSLRDIASWNLPNTDLVVLSACETAVGETQLGSGVEILGFGYQMQTAGAKAAIASLWQVSDGGTQVLMNAFYTGLQAGYTKAEALQLAQQTLIDGDFTIARTGDRADINLVTARSDLPRAVSDNLSHPYYWAPFILIGNGL is encoded by the coding sequence ATGCACCGTTTACCTGGGTTTAGTTTGTTGGCTTCTGCCTGCCTGCTAGGGGCGATCGCCCCTAGCGCACCCTCTATGTACCCTAGCACCGCCGTATCACTCCCCAACCCAGTACTTGAAACCCAGCGGGGGCAGAGCTCCGTCAGTGCTCTAACCACCGCCAATAGCGACTCTTGGCAGCTTGAACCGCGCATTCTCGCTCTCTCCGCCCACACCATTGAGGAAGGGGTTGAGCTAGCCCAGCTCCAAGCCCAACCCGCCCTAACGGCGACAGAAACTCGGCGGCGCGACCATTTGCTGTCCCGCCAGGATGAGCTGCGGGCAGAGTTTCGGCAGTTTCGCGATCGCCCGGAGGTACAGGCGGCGATCGCCCAGTTGCGCGACACCACCAACGGCCAAACCATTGAGATTGACCACTTCAATACCCTGCAAAGCAGCTTGATTAACCTCGACACCAACGCTGTGCTGCTCTACCCGCTGATTTTGCCCGATCGCCTGGAGTTGATATTGATTACCCCCTACGGTGCGCCAATTCGGCGGCCCGTGTTGGTCAGCGCCACTGACCTAAACCGCACCATCGCCGAGCTAGGGCAGGCCCTCCAAAATCCGCATCTCGATGCTACCGCTCCAGCCCAGCAGCTCTACCGATGGCTCATTGCCGACCTCGAAAACGATCTGACCGCCGCCCAGGCCGAGACCATTCTCTACGCCCCGAACGGGGCACTGCGCTATATTCCCCTAGCGTCACTGCACGACGGGCAGCAGTGGTTAGCCGAGCGCTTCGCCGTGAGTCACATTACCGCCGCCTCGCTAGTCAACTTTACTGCCCGACCTAGCTACCACCCCGATCGCCTCAAATTACTGGCCGCTGCATGTGTGCAGTGCAATTTTGAACTCAACGGCTTTCGCTTTGCTGACCTGCCCAGCGCTGGGGTCGAGGTCAAAACCCTGGCAGCACAGATTCCTAATACCGAACTGCGGCTGAACACCAACTTTAGCGCCAGTGCCCTGCGAACCTTGATGGGCGACTACCCGATCGTGCACTTGGCCACCCATGCCAAGTTTGTGCCGGGTCGCGCCAGTGAGTCATTTATTGTCACTGGGGACGGCAGCGCTGTTTCACTACGCGACATTGCGTCATGGAACCTGCCCAATACTGATCTGGTGGTGCTGAGCGCCTGCGAAACCGCTGTGGGCGAAACCCAGCTGGGCAGCGGAGTCGAGATCTTAGGCTTTGGCTACCAGATGCAGACTGCCGGGGCTAAAGCGGCGATCGCATCGCTCTGGCAGGTCAGCGACGGCGGCACCCAGGTCTTAATGAATGCCTTCTACACCGGTTTACAGGCGGGCTACACCAAAGCCGAAGCGCTGCAACTGGCCCAGCAGACGCTGATCGACGGCGATTTTACTATTGCAAGAACGGGCGATCGCGCTGACATCAATCTCGTTACAGCCCGTAGCGATCTGCCTCGCGCCGTCAGCGATAACCTTAGTCATCCCTACTACTGGGCACCCTTCATTCTCATCGGCAATGGGCTGTAG
- a CDS encoding helix-turn-helix domain-containing protein, with the protein MTIILSEPPSPVAQPIPAVGSGSRSLGSFELVISAPGSKSQGCKRSLNLRHGLNLLIRDYCLEDVLIEENSPEASGRTLEFGFNLCLGDNSDRHSSLYGPNSFLQYEENRTVSDTQTWPLKGRVLKIDLHLRTRPNSQSFSLDQLDVIPSEVQELIARHNDHWYQPLETIAPSIQLVLQQILNCPYTGSIQQVYLEGKALELIALQTAQWLEACPSRPAQRLKPSDIDRIHQARDLVAQRLDDPLSLLELARAVGLNDCTLKRGFRQVLGTTVFGYLRQQRLIRARQLLQDTEMSVAEVTYQVGYSHAGHFAAAFKREFGVSPKAFKNSVL; encoded by the coding sequence ATGACCATCATCCTCTCAGAGCCGCCATCGCCAGTCGCTCAGCCCATCCCTGCCGTCGGTTCAGGCTCAAGATCGTTGGGCAGTTTTGAGCTGGTTATTAGCGCGCCGGGCAGCAAAAGTCAGGGCTGTAAGCGATCGCTCAATCTACGCCACGGCTTGAACCTACTCATCCGCGACTACTGTCTAGAGGATGTGTTGATTGAAGAAAACTCACCCGAGGCTTCAGGGCGAACCCTGGAATTTGGCTTCAATCTGTGCCTAGGCGACAACAGCGATCGCCACAGCAGCCTCTATGGCCCCAACAGCTTTCTGCAATATGAAGAAAATCGCACGGTCAGCGATACCCAGACGTGGCCGCTCAAGGGCAGAGTGCTAAAAATTGACCTGCATTTGAGAACCCGGCCAAATTCTCAAAGCTTTAGCCTTGATCAGCTAGACGTGATTCCATCTGAGGTGCAGGAGCTAATCGCCAGGCACAACGACCACTGGTATCAGCCGCTGGAGACGATCGCGCCTAGCATTCAACTGGTGCTTCAACAAATTCTCAACTGCCCTTATACCGGATCCATTCAGCAAGTTTATCTAGAGGGAAAAGCGCTGGAGCTGATTGCTCTGCAAACGGCTCAGTGGCTAGAGGCTTGCCCCTCAAGGCCGGCTCAGCGACTAAAGCCGTCAGATATTGACCGTATTCACCAAGCCAGAGATCTCGTTGCCCAACGCCTAGACGATCCCCTGTCACTGCTGGAACTCGCCCGGGCCGTAGGGTTAAACGACTGCACCCTAAAGCGCGGCTTTCGCCAAGTGCTAGGCACGACAGTATTTGGCTATCTGCGACAGCAGCGCTTGATTAGAGCACGGCAGCTGTTGCAAGACACTGAGATGAGCGTGGCAGAGGTCACCTATCAAGTGGGGTACAGCCATGCGGGGCACTTTGCCGCCGCCTTTAAGCGTGAGTTTGGGGTTAGCCCCAAAGCCTTCAAAAATTCCGTGCTGTGA
- a CDS encoding S1C family serine protease codes for MTRFFKSLAIAASLLTVALTGCGKTTALSPSQLAEQNKPGTLMIQTVHNAEFSVPDYNLNEDKMAQLFEALGKKVTSGEYTSEQQMFVAVIQTVLADPLAYFTPISERMQEQAEVSTTGSALAVTEDGYLVTNAHVVSSEQDDIKGMLADSALEEVAVSSCKSLWNELSDGYYQEAIGALMGTQEFVELCLQAHVKYFAHHMSLDAIDTKIYAAMGATARDQIVEQGQKATVKAIGEPAPGKDVAILKIEATHMPTVALGDDKALAAGDRMFILGYPGAGVIDEQEAVEASLTAGLVSARKTMADGWDILQTDAAMSSGNSGGPVFNEAGEAIGIATFAKVDPTTGSQVQGANFVIPMGVVNEFLNQANVEPAPSGVSQLYQTAVTQFERGQFKRALASFRQVSELNPSYPYVQDYLSKTQAALNNDSSGASLSTLGLGGVALLLLSGGTVVALRRGVVKLPKLTTH; via the coding sequence ATGACACGCTTCTTCAAGTCTCTGGCGATCGCCGCTAGCTTGCTCACCGTTGCCCTCACTGGCTGTGGCAAAACCACCGCCCTCAGCCCCAGCCAACTGGCCGAACAAAACAAGCCCGGCACCCTGATGATTCAAACGGTTCACAATGCTGAGTTTTCGGTACCCGACTACAACCTCAACGAGGACAAAATGGCCCAGCTTTTTGAGGCTCTGGGCAAAAAAGTGACCAGCGGCGAATATACCTCTGAGCAGCAGATGTTTGTGGCGGTCATTCAAACGGTATTGGCCGATCCCCTGGCCTACTTCACCCCAATCTCAGAGCGCATGCAAGAGCAGGCCGAAGTCAGCACCACCGGCTCGGCCCTAGCGGTCACCGAAGATGGCTACTTGGTCACCAATGCCCACGTAGTCTCCTCAGAGCAAGACGATATTAAGGGAATGCTGGCCGACAGTGCCCTGGAGGAAGTAGCTGTCTCTAGCTGCAAATCGCTGTGGAATGAGCTGAGCGACGGCTACTACCAGGAGGCGATCGGTGCACTGATGGGCACCCAGGAATTTGTGGAGCTCTGTCTGCAAGCCCATGTCAAATACTTTGCCCACCACATGTCGCTCGATGCTATAGATACCAAAATTTATGCGGCGATGGGAGCCACCGCCCGCGACCAAATTGTTGAGCAGGGCCAAAAAGCGACTGTCAAAGCGATCGGCGAACCCGCCCCCGGCAAAGACGTGGCGATTCTCAAAATTGAGGCCACCCACATGCCCACTGTGGCCCTAGGAGACGATAAAGCGCTGGCGGCGGGCGATCGCATGTTCATTCTCGGCTACCCCGGCGCAGGCGTGATCGACGAGCAAGAAGCGGTCGAAGCCTCCCTCACCGCTGGGCTGGTCAGCGCCCGCAAAACCATGGCCGACGGTTGGGATATTTTACAGACCGATGCCGCCATGAGCAGCGGCAACAGCGGTGGCCCGGTGTTTAACGAAGCAGGCGAGGCGATCGGCATTGCCACCTTTGCTAAGGTTGACCCCACCACGGGCAGTCAGGTGCAGGGCGCAAACTTTGTCATTCCCATGGGCGTAGTCAACGAATTTTTGAACCAAGCCAATGTAGAACCTGCCCCTAGCGGCGTTTCTCAGCTCTACCAAACCGCCGTCACCCAGTTTGAGCGGGGTCAGTTCAAGCGTGCCCTGGCCAGCTTTCGCCAGGTCAGTGAGCTCAACCCGAGCTACCCCTACGTGCAGGACTACCTAAGCAAAACCCAGGCCGCCCTTAACAATGATTCATCGGGGGCATCACTTAGCACCTTGGGCCTTGGGGGTGTTGCCCTACTGCTGTTGTCGGGGGGCACAGTTGTAGCTCTGCGCCGGGGCGTCGTGAAGCTGCCTAAGCTCACTACCCACTGA
- a CDS encoding ABC transporter ATP-binding protein: MGAAAQGYRTILATYLKPQRGRFWGLAIALLGGIGLQLLNPQILRYFIDTAIAGGQQRSLVLAAGAFMAIAILQQGLAIATTYFSETIAWRATNTLRLDLARHALGLDLAFHKAHTPGELVERVDGDVDALSRFFSQFVLQVVGNGLLVVGVLLMVWREDWRAGVSLSLFALVAFGLLGSLQTLAVGPWGTYRQISAEFYGFVAEHLSGLEDIRANGAVGYVMDRFYKILRRWLAAFHQARFTSTLLWGSTVGLFTVGNAIALAVGAYLWSQAAITIGTVYLLFYYATLLQDPIERIREELEQLQQAQASIQRIQDLLGHQTQLTPGGQGVLPTGALSVGFEGVGFGYGEWGSGGVDEWMSGWEKGDRLEEKKTTSNAEKLKAEDQASRASNDPPTHPPAYPSTHSPTLQSLTLHLPAGQTLGLLGRTGSGKSTLARLLLRLYDIQQGQISLGGVDIAQVPLRELPHHVGFVTQDVQLFQTSVRNNLTFFNGHIGDRAILQTLDELGLMPWLKALPAGLDTELGADSGGLSAGQAQLLAFARVFLKDPGLVVLDEASSRLDPLTEQLIERAVDRLLVNRTGIIIAHRLKTVERADQILILEQGQAVEYGDRITLAQDPNSRFAQLLRLGTVAGSI; the protein is encoded by the coding sequence ATGGGAGCAGCAGCACAGGGGTATCGAACGATTTTAGCGACTTATCTAAAACCGCAGCGGGGGCGGTTTTGGGGGTTGGCGATCGCCCTGCTGGGGGGGATTGGCTTGCAGCTGCTGAACCCTCAGATCTTGCGCTACTTCATCGATACTGCGATCGCGGGTGGGCAGCAGCGATCGCTAGTGTTGGCGGCGGGGGCGTTTATGGCGATCGCAATTTTGCAGCAGGGGCTAGCGATCGCCACTACCTACTTCAGCGAAACCATTGCCTGGCGGGCTACAAACACCCTGCGCCTTGATCTAGCTCGCCACGCCTTGGGCCTTGACCTGGCCTTTCACAAAGCCCACACCCCCGGCGAGCTGGTAGAGCGGGTCGATGGCGATGTGGATGCCCTATCGCGGTTTTTCTCGCAGTTTGTGTTGCAGGTGGTGGGCAACGGCCTGCTGGTGGTCGGTGTCTTACTCATGGTGTGGCGCGAAGACTGGCGTGCTGGGGTGAGCCTAAGCCTGTTTGCCCTGGTGGCCTTTGGCCTGCTGGGCAGCCTGCAAACCCTGGCCGTTGGCCCCTGGGGCACTTATCGCCAGATCAGCGCCGAATTTTACGGCTTTGTGGCCGAGCATCTCAGCGGCCTTGAGGATATTCGCGCCAACGGAGCCGTCGGCTACGTGATGGATCGGTTTTACAAAATTCTGCGGCGGTGGCTGGCGGCCTTTCACCAGGCTCGTTTCACCAGCACTCTGCTGTGGGGCAGCACGGTGGGGCTGTTTACGGTAGGGAATGCGATCGCCCTCGCCGTTGGTGCCTACCTCTGGAGCCAAGCCGCCATCACCATCGGCACCGTCTATCTGTTGTTCTACTACGCCACCCTGCTGCAAGACCCGATCGAGCGCATCCGCGAAGAGCTAGAACAGCTTCAGCAGGCTCAGGCCAGCATTCAGCGCATTCAGGATTTACTGGGGCACCAGACTCAATTGACCCCCGGTGGTCAAGGGGTTTTGCCCACGGGTGCGCTATCGGTGGGGTTTGAGGGGGTGGGGTTTGGGTATGGGGAGTGGGGAAGCGGGGGAGTGGATGAGTGGATGAGTGGATGGGAAAAGGGAGATAGATTGGAGGAAAAAAAGACAACAAGCAACGCAGAGAAATTAAAAGCAGAGGATCAAGCAAGCAGGGCCTCAAATGATCCCCCCACCCATCCACCCGCCTACCCATCCACCCATTCACCCACCCTCCAATCCCTCACCCTCCACCTCCCCGCTGGGCAAACCCTCGGTCTGCTGGGTCGAACGGGCAGCGGCAAGAGCACTCTGGCGCGGTTGCTGCTGCGGCTGTACGACATTCAGCAGGGGCAGATTTCTCTTGGAGGGGTGGATATTGCCCAGGTGCCGCTGCGGGAGTTGCCGCACCACGTGGGGTTTGTAACTCAGGATGTGCAGTTGTTTCAGACTTCGGTGCGCAATAATCTGACGTTTTTTAATGGGCACATTGGCGATCGCGCCATTCTGCAAACCCTGGATGAGCTGGGGCTAATGCCTTGGTTGAAGGCGCTGCCAGCAGGGCTGGATACGGAACTGGGGGCCGACAGCGGCGGGTTGTCGGCGGGGCAGGCGCAGCTGTTGGCTTTTGCACGGGTGTTTCTCAAAGATCCGGGGTTGGTGGTGCTAGATGAGGCGTCGTCGCGGCTCGACCCACTGACGGAGCAGCTGATTGAGCGGGCGGTGGATCGGCTGTTGGTGAACCGCACCGGGATCATCATTGCCCACCGGTTGAAGACCGTGGAGCGGGCTGACCAGATTTTGATTTTGGAGCAGGGGCAGGCGGTGGAGTACGGCGATCGCATCACCCTAGCCCAAGACCCTAACTCTCGTTTTGCGCAGTTGCTCAGGTTAGGAACTGTTGCTGGCTCGATATAG